A single genomic interval of Vicinamibacteria bacterium harbors:
- a CDS encoding Uma2 family endonuclease, protein MSAQTLTYSEVIGQLPPDSLLVLRGVSWADYEALLDAVGEAKGLRLSYDQGRLEVMVLSAEHEHYAELIKLFVNTLSLGLRIQVLHFGSITMKKSPSQGAEPDACFYAQNARSIGTKKQINFDVDPPPDIVVEVDLHHGSFAKFPVYASLGVPEIWRYDGESLAIYHLQAGDYVPGESSLAFPMLTAAGLTDWIGRSRTQNQYDVLVAFQAWLEAADPTEM, encoded by the coding sequence ATGAGCGCTCAGACTTTGACCTACTCCGAGGTGATTGGGCAGCTCCCACCCGACAGCTTGCTCGTCCTTCGCGGCGTCAGTTGGGCGGATTACGAGGCTCTGCTGGACGCGGTCGGTGAGGCCAAGGGCCTGCGGCTGAGCTACGACCAGGGGAGATTGGAAGTCATGGTGCTTTCCGCGGAGCACGAACACTACGCGGAGCTCATCAAGCTTTTTGTGAACACGCTGAGTCTTGGACTTCGAATCCAGGTCCTCCACTTCGGTTCGATCACGATGAAGAAGAGCCCGAGTCAGGGAGCGGAGCCCGACGCATGTTTTTACGCTCAAAACGCCCGCTCTATCGGCACGAAGAAGCAAATCAATTTCGACGTCGATCCGCCTCCCGACATCGTGGTCGAAGTGGATCTGCACCATGGCTCGTTCGCGAAATTTCCCGTTTATGCATCCCTGGGTGTGCCCGAAATCTGGCGTTATGACGGAGAGTCGCTCGCCATCTATCACCTCCAGGCGGGGGACTACGTGCCCGGTGAGTCGAGTCTCGCTTTCCCCATGCTGACCGCTGCGGGCCTGACCGATTGGATCGGTCGGAGTCGGACGCAGAACCAGTACGACGTCCTCGTGGCCTTCCAGGCTTGGCTCGAAGCCGCCGATCCAACAGAGATGTGA